One genomic window of Hippocampus zosterae strain Florida chromosome 12, ASM2543408v3, whole genome shotgun sequence includes the following:
- the LOC127612052 gene encoding uncharacterized protein K02A2.6-like produces MGVRIPKCGFLVIQDSTDEAGKSFQGIIGMNITKRCQQLALSQFDTTLGGELDFAWKEAFPRVQETELVEKVSAARVIGTSKVRGPSFSVATVYARGLKISSNDAVSMLLEPGNSQLPRGLIVVPTVVPSYSNVFPVQVVNLSPEDIWLAPRTRLGILSQCKCREGDPLEVNFQQISSNHKEVTISRKSVPKSNCDVQGLLDRLDVGGTTTQQAEFRGLLTKYADVFALQDKDLGFTDRVKHEIPVVDEIPVNQAYQANETVNDETVQDNTPTLPGYSKEVLQGFQAANPTLKVVRDFWNHQRKPSYQERRGLSKPVRALLKQWPRLRERDGLLYRVINDVHLGECYQLLLPACLKDKVLRSVHDQMGHQGIERTLGLLRQRCFWGGMHEEVEQWIKKCQRCVLTKMPQPKIRAPQTQFLATRPLEVVPVDFTTLERATDGRESLLVITDVFTKFSQAIAVRDQKADTPAKVILREWFLKYGVPEHLHSDQGQNFESAVVAELCKLYGVKKTRTTPYHPQGNPQCEKFNRTLHDLLRTLPPEKKRSWPERLSELVYAYNVTPHSTTGHSPHYLLFGVHPHLPVDALLGQEQQVKDDTVDWLAVHQERPRDAHARAREMTESS; encoded by the exons ATGGGGGTCAGGATCCCTAAGTGTGGATTCCTAGTTATCCAAGATAGCACAGATGAGGCTGGCAAATCTTTTCAGGGAATTATTGGAATGAACATTACCAAGCGATGTCAACAATTGGCATTGTCACAGTTCGACACCACTTTGGGTGGTGAATTGGATTTTGCCTGGAAAGAGGCCTTTCCGCGCGTGCAAGAAACAGAGTTGGTAGAGAAGGTTTCAGCTGCTCGTGTCATAGGAACAAGCAAAGTTAGAGGACCGTCTTTTTCCGTCGCAACAGTCTATGCACGGGGCCTAAAGATATCGTCCAATGATGCTGTAAGCATGCTGCTTGAACCTGGAAATAGCCAATTACCAAGAGGATTGATTGTTGTACCAACAGTAGTCCCTTCCTACAGCAATGTTTTCCCAGTCCAAGTCGTCAACTTGTCTCCAGAGGACATCTGGTTAGCTCCAAGAACACGGCTAGGTATTCTAAGTCAGTGTAAGTGTAGGGAAGGCGATCCCTTAGAAGTAAATTTTCAACAGATTTCGTCCAACCACAAGGAAGTCACAATTAGTCGGAAAAGTGTTCCAAAGTCAAATTGTGACGTACAGGGCTTACTAGACCGGTTGGACGTAGGCGGTACAACGACCCAAcaggcagagtttagggggctcCTGACAAAGTATGCGGATGTGTTTGCTCTACAAGACAAGGACTTGGGATTTACTGACAGGGTTAAACACGAAATCCCCGTGGTTGATGAAATCCCAGTCAACCAAGCATACC AGGCCAATGAGACAGTAAATGATGAAACTGTTCAAGATAATACCCCCACACTGCCGGGATATTCCAAGGAAGTACTTCAAGGATTTCAGGCTGCCAACCCAACTCTCAAAGTGGTGCGAGACTTTTGGAACCATCAGAGAAAACCATCTTATCAAGAAAGAAGGGGCCTTTCAAAGCCAGTGCGTGCTCTGCTAAAACAGTGGCCCCGTCTCAGAGAAAGAGATGGACTCTTGTACCGAGTGATTAACGATGTTCACCTAGGAGAATGCTACCAGTTGTTACTACCTGCCTGTCTCAAAGACAAAGTTCTCAGAAGCGTCCATGACCAGATGGGACATCAGGGTATAGAGCGAACATTAGGTCTGCTGCGGCAAAGGTGTTTCTGGGGAGGCATGCATGAAGAAGTTGAGCAGTGGATAAAGAAGTGCCAGAGATGTGTTTTGACCAAAATGCCACAACCAAAGATTCGGGCCCctcaaactcaatttttggCGACTCGGCCACTTGAGGTCGTTCCTGTGGATTTCACGACACTGGAACGTGCAACAGATGGGCGTGAAAGTCTTCTCGTGATAACGGATGTATTCACGAAGTTCAGTCAGGCAATTGCTGTTCGAGATCAAAAGGCAGATACTCCTGCAAAAGTCATCCTGAGAGAGTGGTTTCTCAAGTATGGTGTGCCAGAACACCTGCACTCAGACCAAGGCCAGAATTTTGAAAGTGCTGTCGTGGCTGAGTTGTGCAAGCTCTATGGAGTTAAGAAGACCCGAACCACACCCTATCACCCCCAAGGCAACCCACAGTGTGAAAAGTTCAACCGAACCCTACATGATCTTCTGCGTACGCTTCCCCCTGAAAAGAAACGCAGTTGGCCGGAACGCCTGTCCGAATTGGTCTATGCATACAATGTGACTCCACACTCAACAACGGGACATTCACCCCATTACTTGTTGTTTGGCGTCCATCCTCACCTTCCAGTGGATGCCTTACTGGGCCAAGAGCAACAAGTCAAAGATGATACAGTCGACTGGCTTGCCGTACACCAGGAACGACCCAGAGATGCACATGCCCGGGCAAGAGAGATGACTGAGAGCAGCTGA